One stretch of Chitinophagales bacterium DNA includes these proteins:
- a CDS encoding efflux RND transporter periplasmic adaptor subunit has product MKNTKIYIVALVAVAVGLFLGWLLFKNPNVADNHIHTENNTETEVWTCSMHPQIRQNEPGVCPICGMDLIPASQAGSGSEYGFQMTEDAVKLANIQTTIIGATSNEGNLKLNGKIQANETQSASIVAHIPGRIEKLYISYTGEQVNKGQKIATIYSPELITAQKELIEAQKIKDVSPGLLEAAKNKLKFWKISDKTIEDILNSGVVRETFIIYADHSGTVSQKRVAVGDYMATGEVLFDLQNLNSLWAIFDVYENDLPYIKVGNIIDFTTPSAPNKKFKAKITFINPVIDPNTRAATIRAEVNNATGKLKPEMFIAGALQTVGNKNELTVPKSAVLWTGTRSVVYVKNAEAEVPTFEYREVALGEATQNGYNVVKGLEGGEEVVTNGAFVIDASAQLNNQKSMMNKNVQIKNAVTSNKLPDYTALTPIIFKEQLTTLVTTYIDLKDALVADESKKASQYAKELVEKANNIDMTQLKGAAHVFWMGHLKTIQSHAEKIIESTDIEEQRKQFDFLSQALIKSIKVFGVSGAVFYVQHCPMANNNYGADWLSVQSEVKNPYFGDKMMKCGSITDTIN; this is encoded by the coding sequence ATGAAGAATACAAAAATATATATAGTTGCTCTTGTAGCAGTAGCCGTTGGTTTATTTTTAGGATGGCTGTTGTTTAAAAATCCAAATGTGGCAGATAATCATATACATACGGAAAATAATACCGAAACAGAAGTATGGACATGCTCTATGCACCCGCAAATTCGCCAAAATGAACCGGGCGTTTGCCCTATATGCGGCATGGATTTAATTCCGGCAAGTCAAGCGGGTAGTGGAAGTGAATATGGATTTCAAATGACAGAAGATGCTGTTAAGTTGGCAAATATTCAAACCACAATAATTGGTGCAACTTCTAATGAGGGCAATTTAAAATTAAACGGAAAAATACAGGCTAATGAAACCCAATCGGCAAGTATTGTTGCTCATATTCCCGGCAGAATTGAAAAGTTATACATCAGCTATACGGGCGAGCAAGTAAATAAAGGGCAAAAAATAGCCACTATATATTCGCCAGAATTAATTACGGCACAAAAGGAATTAATTGAAGCCCAAAAAATTAAAGATGTAAGCCCCGGACTGTTAGAGGCAGCTAAAAACAAATTGAAATTTTGGAAAATAAGTGATAAAACTATTGAAGATATTTTAAATTCGGGCGTTGTTCGTGAAACGTTTATTATTTATGCCGACCATTCGGGAACGGTATCTCAAAAAAGAGTTGCTGTTGGAGATTATATGGCTACGGGAGAAGTGCTCTTTGACCTACAAAACTTAAATAGTCTTTGGGCTATATTTGATGTATATGAAAATGATTTGCCCTATATTAAAGTAGGTAATATTATAGATTTTACAACGCCATCGGCACCCAATAAAAAATTTAAGGCAAAAATCACTTTTATTAATCCTGTTATAGACCCCAATACGCGTGCTGCTACAATTAGAGCCGAAGTAAATAACGCAACAGGAAAATTAAAACCGGAAATGTTTATAGCCGGAGCATTGCAAACTGTAGGTAACAAAAACGAACTTACTGTGCCTAAATCGGCTGTTTTATGGACGGGTACACGCTCTGTAGTTTATGTAAAAAATGCCGAAGCAGAAGTTCCAACTTTTGAATATAGAGAAGTAGCATTAGGCGAAGCCACACAAAATGGATATAATGTAGTTAAGGGATTAGAAGGGGGCGAAGAAGTAGTTACCAATGGAGCATTTGTTATAGATGCTTCGGCACAGCTTAACAATCAAAAAAGCATGATGAATAAAAATGTACAAATTAAAAATGCTGTTACGTCCAATAAACTACCTGATTACACGGCATTAACTCCCATTATATTTAAAGAGCAACTAACGACATTGGTAACCACCTATATAGATTTAAAAGATGCGTTGGTGGCAGATGAATCTAAAAAAGCATCGCAATATGCAAAAGAACTAGTAGAAAAAGCAAATAATATAGATATGACTCAGCTAAAAGGAGCGGCACATGTTTTTTGGATGGGGCATTTAAAAACCATTCAATCTCATGCCGAAAAAATAATTGAATCTACAGATATAGAAGAGCAACGTAAGCAGTTTGATTTTTTATCGCAAGCATTAATAAAATCAATAAAAGTATTTGGTGTATCGGGTGCTGTTTTTTATGTGCAGCATTGCCCTATGGCAAATAATAATTACGGAGCAGATTGGCTAAGTGTGCAAAGCGAAGTTAAAAACCCGTATTTTGGAGATAAGATGATGAAATGTGGTTCTATTACAGACACTATAAATTAA
- a CDS encoding TolC family protein, which produces MKIKLILSLLCFMMLSFVLKSQTLDSLLIKAYNNNPELKALQLQYEAALKKAPQVKQLPDPTVGVGVPALRPETRLGAQVLSISASQMFPWFGTLKAKEDVVLTMAKSKYEQVAAERLNIDYQIKTAYFNLYLLQKQQDVIYKDIRIFETLEKVALAKVESGKSLASDVLTVRIKLEELNNKIQILEEQKQYFTAAINEAVNNPASTIILLDTTTVSFADLHYDLEQFKQNIQDNHPLINQLDWNIEASNKELALNAKDRMPSIGLGLDYSMVAKRTDANPQYNGRDILIPKVVVAIPLYQKKYTAKTEGEKLKQEAYNLQKESVTNKMISNIQSYKSEYESAKLMYNLSNKQIEISNSAYDILLAEYSSSGKRFDELMKLQDNINSYEIEILKAIVQSHLSKFKIERLTNF; this is translated from the coding sequence ATGAAAATTAAGTTAATATTATCATTATTATGTTTCATGATGCTTTCATTTGTACTAAAAAGTCAAACACTTGATAGTTTATTAATCAAAGCATACAACAATAATCCGGAACTAAAAGCACTACAATTACAGTATGAAGCGGCTTTAAAAAAAGCACCTCAGGTAAAACAACTGCCAGACCCCACGGTAGGTGTGGGCGTTCCGGCTCTACGCCCCGAAACACGATTGGGGGCACAGGTGCTTAGCATTTCTGCCAGTCAGATGTTTCCATGGTTTGGCACATTAAAAGCCAAAGAAGATGTGGTGCTTACTATGGCAAAATCTAAATATGAGCAAGTAGCTGCCGAACGTTTAAATATTGATTATCAAATAAAAACAGCTTATTTTAATCTATACCTTTTACAAAAACAGCAAGATGTTATTTACAAAGATATACGCATATTTGAAACGCTTGAAAAAGTGGCACTGGCTAAAGTAGAAAGTGGCAAATCGCTTGCTTCAGATGTGCTTACGGTAAGGATTAAACTGGAAGAATTAAACAATAAAATACAAATTCTTGAAGAACAAAAGCAGTATTTTACAGCTGCCATTAATGAAGCGGTCAATAATCCTGCAAGTACAATTATTTTGCTTGATACTACTACCGTTTCGTTTGCCGATTTGCATTACGATTTAGAACAATTCAAACAAAATATTCAAGACAATCATCCGCTTATAAATCAGTTAGATTGGAATATTGAAGCATCAAATAAAGAATTGGCTTTAAACGCTAAAGATAGAATGCCGTCTATAGGTTTAGGATTAGATTATAGCATGGTTGCTAAGCGAACCGATGCCAACCCACAGTATAACGGAAGGGATATTCTTATACCTAAAGTAGTGGTGGCAATTCCTCTTTACCAAAAAAAATATACCGCTAAAACCGAAGGAGAAAAACTTAAACAAGAGGCATATAACTTGCAAAAGGAAAGTGTAACAAACAAAATGATTAGCAATATTCAAAGCTATAAATCGGAATATGAAAGTGCTAAGCTAATGTATAATTTAAGTAATAAGCAAATTGAAATTTCTAATAGTGCTTATGATATATTACTGGCAGAATATAGTAGTAGCGGTAAGCGGTTTGATGAATTAATGAAATTGCAAGACAATATAAATAGCTACGAAATAGAAATACTGAAAGCGATAGTGCAATCACATTTATCAAAATTTAAAATAGAACGTTTAACCAATTTTTAA
- a CDS encoding DNA adenine methylase, translated as MAKSNRLVAPFLKWVGGKRQLMYSIVENLPENIKNYKYIEPFIGGGAVLFNLQPKNAIINDFNEELINVYEVIKNNLDELITDLKKHKNEAEYFYSIRSLDRNGEFKKLSAVQRASRVIFLNKTCFNGLYRVNNAGEFNSPFGRYKNPNIVNEPTLKAVNKFLNNNNVQINSGDYSEILKQTDKKCFVYLDPPYHPISESSNFTGYVQGGWDMYDQIDLKTACDELHKKGVKFLLSNSSADFIKDLYKDYKITIVKANRAINSNGADRGEVDEVLIRNYE; from the coding sequence ATGGCAAAAAGCAACAGGTTAGTAGCACCATTCTTGAAATGGGTTGGAGGCAAAAGACAACTTATGTATTCAATTGTTGAGAATTTGCCAGAAAATATTAAAAATTATAAATATATAGAGCCATTTATTGGTGGAGGTGCAGTATTATTTAATCTACAACCTAAAAATGCAATAATTAATGACTTCAATGAGGAGCTAATTAATGTTTATGAAGTTATTAAAAATAACCTTGACGAACTAATTACTGACCTAAAAAAACATAAAAACGAAGCTGAATATTTTTACTCAATAAGAAGTTTAGACAGAAATGGAGAGTTTAAAAAACTTTCTGCTGTTCAAAGAGCATCAAGAGTTATTTTCTTAAATAAAACTTGCTTTAATGGGCTTTACAGAGTAAACAATGCGGGAGAGTTTAACTCACCTTTTGGAAGATACAAAAACCCAAATATCGTAAATGAGCCAACACTTAAAGCTGTTAATAAATTTCTAAACAATAATAACGTACAAATTAACAGTGGTGATTATTCTGAAATTCTAAAACAAACAGACAAAAAATGTTTTGTGTATTTAGATCCCCCATACCATCCAATTTCTGAAAGTTCAAACTTTACAGGTTATGTGCAAGGTGGTTGGGATATGTATGACCAAATTGACCTTAAAACGGCTTGTGATGAATTACATAAAAAAGGAGTGAAATTTTTACTTTCAAATTCATCAGCAGATTTCATCAAAGACTTATATAAAGATTATAAAATAACCATTGTAAAAGCAAACAGAGCAATTAACTCAAACGGTGCTGACCGAGGAGAAGTTGATGAAGTCTTAATCAGAAACTATGAGTAA
- a CDS encoding leucyl aminopeptidase family protein → MKEFIIKHGVDAKTHCNLFVIDDTKSLKTISHLNKNQQKIIKNNEDKKLHYFNDGDMATVLIVANKTAEETRKLGYQFFKLAKAEKLSTWNIYQKTTKETNFAFLEGFLLSSYYFDKYQTKKNDFVLNINIAEGINKTDLKELLNIVESTFTAKTLINEPQVYLNATQYSKEIKDLSKKHGFKHTVWNKDRIIKEKMGGILAVNKGSIQEPTFNILEYKGNANSENWIVLVGKGITYDTGGLSLKPTANSMDFMKSDMGGSAAVVGAISAIASNKLNINVVGLIPATDNRPGLDAIAPGDVITMYSGKTVEVLNTDAEGRLVLADALHYAKKYKPELVIDLATLTGAAARAIGKEGIVCMGNADEKIKNELKESGNNVYERLVEFPLWEEYEGQIKSDIADIKNLGGATAGATTAGIFLQHFVDYPWMHFDIAGPAYLHSEDNYRGKNGTGVGVRLLYNFIKNRSLENAK, encoded by the coding sequence ATGAAAGAATTTATAATAAAACACGGTGTAGATGCAAAAACTCATTGCAACTTATTTGTAATTGACGATACAAAATCTTTAAAAACAATAAGCCATTTAAACAAAAATCAACAGAAAATAATTAAAAATAACGAAGATAAAAAGCTACATTATTTTAATGATGGCGATATGGCTACCGTGCTAATAGTAGCTAATAAAACTGCCGAAGAAACCAGAAAATTAGGTTATCAATTTTTTAAATTAGCAAAAGCCGAAAAATTAAGCACTTGGAATATCTATCAAAAAACTACTAAAGAAACAAATTTTGCTTTTCTTGAAGGATTTCTGCTTTCCTCTTACTATTTTGATAAATATCAAACTAAGAAAAATGATTTTGTATTAAACATAAATATTGCCGAAGGCATAAATAAAACGGACTTAAAAGAACTACTGAACATAGTAGAAAGCACTTTTACGGCTAAAACTTTAATAAATGAACCGCAAGTTTATCTTAATGCCACACAATACAGCAAAGAGATTAAAGACCTAAGTAAAAAACATGGTTTTAAACATACTGTTTGGAATAAAGACAGAATAATTAAAGAAAAAATGGGTGGAATACTTGCTGTAAATAAAGGAAGTATTCAGGAGCCCACTTTTAACATTTTAGAATACAAAGGAAATGCTAATAGCGAAAACTGGATAGTGCTTGTAGGCAAAGGAATAACCTACGATACTGGCGGACTTAGTTTAAAACCTACTGCCAACAGTATGGATTTTATGAAAAGCGACATGGGAGGCTCTGCTGCCGTAGTGGGAGCTATTAGTGCCATAGCTTCTAATAAATTAAATATAAACGTAGTGGGTTTAATACCTGCCACAGATAACAGACCCGGCTTAGATGCCATAGCTCCGGGAGATGTGATAACTATGTACAGTGGCAAAACTGTAGAAGTTTTAAATACCGATGCAGAGGGAAGATTAGTATTGGCGGATGCTTTGCATTATGCTAAAAAATATAAACCCGAGTTAGTAATTGATTTAGCTACGCTAACAGGAGCTGCGGCAAGAGCTATAGGCAAGGAAGGAATAGTTTGCATGGGAAATGCTGATGAAAAAATTAAAAACGAACTTAAAGAAAGTGGCAATAATGTATATGAAAGATTGGTTGAGTTTCCACTGTGGGAAGAATATGAAGGTCAAATAAAATCGGACATAGCTGATATTAAAAACTTGGGCGGAGCCACTGCCGGAGCTACCACAGCTGGTATATTTTTACAGCATTTTGTTGATTATCCGTGGATGCACTTTGACATAGCGGGTCCTGCTTACCTACATTCAGAAGATAATTACAGAGGCAAAAATGGCACAGGTGTAGGTGTTCGTTTGTTATATAATTTTATAAAAAATAGAAGTTTAGAAAATGCTAAATAA
- the pdxA gene encoding 4-hydroxythreonine-4-phosphate dehydrogenase PdxA, with amino-acid sequence MLNNKPVIGITIGDINGIGPEIIIKTLSDDRIYNFCVPVVYGSTRVFSHYKKLIDNTKFKYSTLKDWKQLNEKQTNIVSIIKDEPEIKPGEADDKSGKYALDAIDAALKDWKEGKIDAIVTAPINKNLVAKASDKKFTGHTEYITEFTESKESMMILHTDSLRVGLVTNHLPVNEVSGKLSLELVAKKIEELNNALVQDFNINKPKIAVLALNPHAGDNGLLGSEELDIIEPAISQSNRKGILAVGPFSADGLFGSGKYKAFDAVLAMYHDQGLAPFKALTFDEGVNFTAGIPLVRTSPDHGTAYDLAGKNEASETSMRHAIFAAIDAFNYRKDYQELMQNKLQKSNVKREKER; translated from the coding sequence ATGCTAAATAATAAACCTGTAATTGGTATTACCATAGGTGATATTAATGGAATTGGTCCTGAAATAATAATAAAAACTTTATCTGACGACAGAATTTATAATTTTTGTGTTCCTGTGGTTTATGGCTCTACAAGGGTATTTTCTCACTATAAAAAGCTTATAGACAATACTAAATTTAAGTACAGTACATTAAAAGATTGGAAACAATTAAATGAAAAACAAACCAATATTGTTAGTATTATAAAAGATGAACCGGAAATAAAACCGGGAGAAGCAGACGACAAAAGTGGCAAATATGCTTTAGATGCTATTGATGCAGCATTAAAAGATTGGAAAGAGGGCAAAATTGATGCAATAGTAACCGCTCCGATAAATAAAAATTTGGTAGCTAAAGCTTCTGATAAAAAATTTACGGGACATACTGAATATATTACGGAGTTTACCGAAAGTAAAGAGAGCATGATGATTTTGCACACCGATTCGTTAAGAGTTGGTTTAGTTACCAATCACTTGCCTGTTAATGAAGTTTCCGGCAAATTAAGTTTAGAATTAGTAGCTAAAAAAATTGAAGAACTTAATAACGCTTTAGTTCAAGATTTTAACATTAACAAACCCAAAATAGCGGTGTTGGCTTTAAATCCACATGCCGGAGACAATGGTTTATTGGGTAGCGAAGAATTAGACATAATAGAGCCTGCTATAAGTCAAAGTAATAGAAAAGGGATACTGGCAGTAGGACCTTTTTCTGCCGATGGTTTGTTTGGCTCAGGAAAATATAAAGCCTTTGACGCTGTTTTAGCCATGTACCACGACCAAGGTTTAGCTCCCTTTAAAGCACTCACTTTTGATGAAGGTGTTAATTTTACGGCAGGTATTCCTTTGGTACGCACTTCGCCCGACCACGGCACGGCTTATGATTTAGCAGGTAAAAACGAAGCCAGCGAAACATCTATGCGACACGCTATTTTTGCAGCTATTGATGCTTTTAATTATAGAAAAGATTATCAAGAACTTATGCAAAACAAACTGCAAAAAAGCAATGTTAAAAGAGAAAAAGAGAGGTAA
- a CDS encoding transcriptional regulator produces MSKSKNDLAWEKIFEKHKILDKILKDGHIEIAATKINEFREARLMTKFDHKSQLPKLFADNKLSILPISRGVYVIGEFETFCDFNIDDIEVSPIKFPAFLESLDYRDITSEATAINCAFVSQILHNFTGEENLLPTVSGRMSSSSFSFGINSKKGLFNVNVGNSQVEIDGGYEGDTSLNLIEAKNYISDDFLVRQLYYPFKLWSGKIQKQVRPIFLTYSNGVFHLREYAFSNVDHYNSIVLVRHRKYAVQEGSFNLEALSQIIDTTRTVNEPEIPFPQADSFERVINLCELLKQKEFISKEDITQNYDFDGRQTDYYSNAGKYLGLIDTGRDPLTGQTGCFLTRKGKQVFNLNLIDRQKEFVKLIVSHKAFKETLKLYLGNGEMPEKGIIVEIMKRSKLYNVSSDTTYFRRASTIIGWTNWIINQTEE; encoded by the coding sequence ATGAGTAAATCCAAAAATGACCTTGCGTGGGAAAAGATATTTGAAAAGCACAAAATCCTTGACAAGATTTTGAAAGACGGTCATATTGAGATTGCAGCAACAAAAATTAATGAGTTCCGTGAAGCAAGATTAATGACGAAGTTTGATCACAAATCTCAACTTCCAAAACTTTTTGCTGATAACAAACTTTCAATTCTACCTATTTCAAGAGGTGTTTATGTTATTGGAGAGTTTGAAACGTTTTGCGACTTCAACATTGACGATATAGAAGTTTCACCAATCAAATTTCCTGCATTTTTGGAAAGCCTTGATTATCGTGATATAACAAGTGAAGCAACAGCAATAAACTGTGCTTTTGTTTCTCAAATTCTTCACAATTTTACAGGAGAAGAAAATTTACTACCAACTGTTAGCGGACGAATGAGTTCGTCTTCTTTTTCTTTTGGCATCAATTCTAAGAAAGGACTTTTCAATGTAAATGTGGGAAATTCACAAGTAGAAATTGACGGAGGTTATGAGGGTGACACTTCATTAAATCTTATTGAAGCTAAAAACTATATTTCAGACGACTTTCTTGTTAGACAACTTTACTATCCGTTTAAACTTTGGAGTGGTAAAATTCAAAAACAAGTTCGCCCAATTTTCCTAACATATTCAAACGGAGTTTTTCATTTAAGAGAATATGCGTTTTCAAATGTAGATCATTATAACTCTATCGTTCTTGTCAGACATAGAAAATATGCTGTTCAGGAAGGCAGTTTTAACCTTGAAGCCCTATCGCAAATTATTGACACCACAAGAACTGTAAATGAACCTGAAATTCCATTTCCTCAAGCAGACAGTTTTGAAAGAGTAATCAACCTTTGTGAACTTTTGAAACAAAAAGAATTTATTTCAAAAGAGGATATTACTCAAAACTATGACTTTGATGGAAGGCAAACAGACTATTATTCAAACGCAGGAAAATATTTAGGATTAATTGATACAGGACGAGATCCATTAACGGGACAAACAGGTTGTTTCTTAACAAGAAAAGGAAAGCAAGTTTTCAACTTGAACCTTATTGACAGACAAAAAGAATTTGTAAAACTAATCGTTTCTCACAAAGCATTTAAAGAAACATTGAAACTTTATCTTGGCAATGGAGAAATGCCAGAAAAAGGAATTATTGTTGAAATTATGAAACGATCCAAATTGTATAATGTTAGTTCTGACACAACATATTTCAGAAGAGCTTCAACAATTATTGGGTGGACAAATTGGATAATAAACCAAACTGAGGAATAA